A stretch of Ipomoea triloba cultivar NCNSP0323 chromosome 13, ASM357664v1 DNA encodes these proteins:
- the LOC116002091 gene encoding adagio protein 1, with translation MEWDSNSDFSGDEENLGEEEEEEERLGFLFSSDAAGGTPLPFPVDSLLQPAPCGFVVSDALEPDHPIIYVNSVFEMVTGYRAEEVLGRNCRFLQCRGPFAKRRHPLVDSAVVAEIRRCLVQGLEFQGELLNFRKDGSPLMNRLRMTPIYGDDETITHIIGIQFFTEINLDLGPLPGSSVKESIRSSDRYRSSLSSFGPFSDGNRNITRGVCGILQLSDEVLSLKILSRLTPRDIASFGSVCRRLYELTKNEDLWRMVCQNAWGSETTRVLETVPGAKRLGWGRLARELTTLEAAAWRKLTVGGAVEPSRCNFSACAVGNRVVLFGGEGVNMQPMNDTFVLDLNSSNPEWKHVKVSSPPPGRWGHTLSCVNGSHLVVFGGCGTQGLLNDVFVLDLDAKQPTWREISSLAPPLPRSWHSSCTLDGTKLIVSGGCADSGVLLSDTFLLDLSMEKPVWREIPVAWTPPSRLGHTLSVYGGRKILMFGGLAKSGPLRFRSSDVFTMDLSEEQPCWRCVTGSGMPGAGNPGGIAPPPRLDHVAVSLPGGRILVFGGSVAGLHSASQLYILDPTEEKPTWRILNVPGRPPRFAWGHSTCVVGGTRAIVLGGQTGEEWMLSELHELSLASSTTI, from the exons ATGGAGTGGGATAGCAACTCGGATTTCAGCGGGGACGAGGAGAATTTgggggaggaagaggaggaagaggagaGGTTAGGGTTCTTGTTCAGCAGCGATGCCGCCGGTGGCACGCCGCTTCCTTTTCCGGTAGACTCGCTTCTTCAGCCGGCGCCTTGCGGTTTCGTTGTCTCCGACGCCCTCGAGCCGGACCACCCCATTATTTATGTTAATTCCGTGTTTGAGATGGTTACTGGTTACAGAGCTGAAGAGGTTCTCGGCCGAAACTG TCGGTTTTTGCAATGTAGGGGACCATTTGCTAAAAGAAGGCATCCATTAGTGGACTCTGCTGTAGTTGCTGAAATAAGAAGATGTCTAGTGCAAGGGCTTGAATTCCAAGGAGAgttattaaattttagaaaGGATGGATCTCCATTGATGAATAGACTGCGCATGACCCCTATTTATGGAGATGATGAGACAATCACTCATATTATTGGTATCCAGTTCTTTACAGAAATAAATCTTGATCTTGGTCCACTGCCAGGATCTTCAGTGAAGGAGTCTATAAGATCATCTGATAGGTATCGATCTAGTCTCTCTTCTTTCGGACCATTTTCTGATGGAAACCGGAATATCACTCGTGGAGTTTGTGGGATCTTACAGTTGAGTGATGAAGTCCTGTCTCTAAAGATTCTTTCACGGTTGACACCTAGAGATATTGCATCTTTTGGCTCTGTTTGTAGACGACTCTATGAATTGACAAAAAATGAAGATCTTTGGAGAATGGTTTGTCAGAATGCTTGGGGAAGTGAAACAACACGTGTACTGGAGACAGTACCTGGAGCAAAAAGATTAGGTTGGGGTAGATTGGCAAGGGAATTAACTACACTTGAAGCAGCAGCTTGGAGGAAATTAACTGTTGGAGGTGCTGTTGAACCTTCACGTTGCAACTTCAGTGCTTGTGCAGTTGGGAATCGTGTTGTTCTTTTTGGTGGAGAGGGAGTAAATATGCAGCCCATGAATGATACATTTGTGCTAGACTTGAATTCGAGCAACCCAGAGTGGAAACATGTAAAAGTGAGTTCACCACCTCCTGGCCGTTGGGGTCACACACTTTCTTGTGTGAATGGGTCTCATCTTGTTGTTTTTGGGGGCTGTGGAACTCAAGGCTTACTGAATGATGTATTTGTGTTGGATTTGGATGCCAAGCAGCCCACCTGGCGTGAAATCTCAAGTTTGGCCCCACCACTTCCGAGATCTTGGCACAGCTCCTGCACCCTTGATGGGACCAAGTTGATAGTGTCTGGTGGTTGTGCAGATTCTGGAGTACTTCTGAGCGACACTTTCCTGCTTGATCTTTCCATGGAAAAGCCTGTGTGGCGTGAGATACCTGTAGCATGGACTCCACCTTCCCGTTTGGGTCACACATTATCTGTTTATGGCGGCCGGAAAATCTTGATGTTTGGGGGGCTTGCTAAGAGTGGTCCTCTCCGTTTCCGATCAAGTGATGTATTTACAATGGATCTGAGCGAAGAGCAGCCATGCTGGAGATGTGTGACGGGCAGTGGAATGCCTGGTGCTGGAAATCCTGGAGGCATAGCTCCTCCCCCCAGACTTGATCATGTGGCTGTAAGCCTCCCTGGCGGTAGAATTCTGGTTTTTGGTGGGTCTGTTGCTGGTCTTCACTCGGCCTCTCAGCTCTACATCCTAGACCCTACCGAAGAAAAGCCTACATGGAGGATTTTAAATGTTCCTGGTCGACCTCCAAGATTTGCTTGGGGACACAGTACTTGCGTTGTCGGAGGAACTAGAGCGATAGTCCTTGGAGGTCAAACAGGGGAAGAATGGATGCTAAGTGAGCTGCATGAATTGTCTTTGGCGAGTTCTACCACCATATGA